A single Arachidicoccus sp. BS20 DNA region contains:
- a CDS encoding C40 family peptidase, translating to MSIVQYSSIHKLSLVLFFSLSILLFSCSSTKNISADNNNRRHSNPPHFLNSIDVSPGEKTATKSKSYGYVENHKATTTSNSISPDNDAASLQAKYATILNVPPTTITNVPLMEEIDSWYGIPYLYGGNSKDGIDCSAFAKMLLKDIYDEQVPRTSEEQYEHSKRIAKNDLREGDLVFFHTSRGARITHVGVYLQNNKFVHASSSGVMISDLNDDYWQKTYRGAGRVSDETDNDDSDK from the coding sequence ATGAGCATAGTACAATATTCATCTATTCATAAATTATCCCTCGTTCTTTTTTTCTCTTTGTCAATTCTGCTGTTTTCGTGCAGCTCGACTAAAAATATTTCCGCAGACAATAACAACCGTCGGCACAGCAATCCGCCGCATTTTCTCAACAGCATCGATGTTTCGCCGGGCGAAAAAACGGCTACAAAATCTAAAAGCTATGGTTATGTGGAAAATCATAAAGCTACGACTACGTCAAATAGCATTTCGCCTGACAATGATGCGGCTTCGTTACAGGCGAAATATGCAACTATTCTCAACGTACCGCCAACGACTATTACCAATGTTCCGCTGATGGAAGAAATTGATAGCTGGTACGGTATTCCGTATCTGTATGGCGGAAACAGCAAAGACGGTATTGACTGTTCTGCTTTCGCAAAAATGCTGCTGAAAGATATATACGATGAGCAAGTACCTCGCACTTCGGAAGAACAATATGAACACAGTAAACGTATTGCTAAAAATGATTTGCGGGAAGGCGACCTTGTATTTTTTCATACTTCAAGAGGCGCGCGCATTACGCACGTGGGCGTGTATTTGCAGAACAATAAATTTGTACACGCATCGTCCAGCGGCGTAATGATTAGCGACCTGAATGATGATTATTGGCAGAAAACATATAGAGGTGCAGGAAGGGTTTCGGATGAGACAGACAATGATGATTCGGATAAATAA
- a CDS encoding DUF5074 domain-containing protein gives MKHTKHLCTLALGATLLIVGCSKNDSPSTPDKTYKSLNDGLYVLNEGSGHNNTYITYYDSITKDTTTDIYSNVNSTQLGNFGNDELIYGNKLYVVINGSNYVSVMDKRTAKLLAQINAADGDSWQPRNLATYNGEILVSAWDGTVSVIDTSSLTITNTIKAGTNLETMTVVGNTLYVASSGGATYPQLDSTVSIVDLNTMKETKRLKVGINPQKVVADFKGNVYVLVWGYSDYSNPSNPKVIAPSKIYKIDATTQTVTDSSSVITTADKMAIYNDVLYLDGSGNQPVFTLNTNNLHDNFVNFITDGTTLMYPYGINVDESNGNVYVTDAKDGQSPGEVYCFDKTGKMTFTFWANIFPDKVVFLR, from the coding sequence ATGAAACACACAAAACACTTATGTACATTGGCTTTGGGTGCAACCTTGTTGATTGTAGGTTGTAGTAAAAACGATTCGCCGTCTACGCCGGACAAAACGTACAAATCATTAAATGACGGATTGTATGTATTGAATGAAGGATCAGGACATAATAATACATACATTACTTATTATGATTCTATCACAAAAGATACAACTACAGACATTTATTCTAATGTGAATAGTACTCAATTGGGAAATTTTGGTAATGACGAATTGATTTATGGAAATAAATTGTATGTAGTTATAAATGGTTCAAATTATGTAAGTGTAATGGATAAAAGAACTGCAAAATTGCTCGCGCAGATAAATGCAGCCGATGGAGATAGCTGGCAGCCAAGAAACCTTGCTACTTATAATGGCGAAATATTAGTATCTGCATGGGATGGAACTGTTTCGGTAATTGACACGTCGTCTTTGACAATTACCAATACAATTAAAGCCGGAACAAATCTTGAAACAATGACTGTTGTAGGAAACACATTGTATGTAGCCAGTTCCGGTGGAGCAACTTATCCGCAATTGGACAGTACTGTTTCTATTGTTGATTTAAACACAATGAAAGAAACAAAAAGGCTTAAAGTAGGTATCAATCCTCAAAAGGTTGTAGCCGATTTCAAAGGCAACGTTTATGTTTTAGTATGGGGCTATTCCGACTATTCAAATCCTTCTAACCCTAAAGTAATAGCACCCTCAAAGATTTATAAAATAGATGCAACCACTCAAACAGTAACTGATTCATCGTCTGTCATAACCACCGCTGATAAAATGGCTATTTATAACGATGTACTTTATTTGGATGGTTCAGGAAATCAACCTGTATTTACATTAAATACAAATAACCTGCACGATAATTTCGTCAATTTCATAACAGATGGTACAACGCTGATGTATCCTTATGGTATCAATGTCGATGAAAGCAATGGAAATGTTTATGTAACAGATGCAAAAGACGGACAAAGTCCAGGGGAAGTGTATTGCTTTGATAAAACCGGAAAGATGACATTTACATTTTGGGCAAATATTTTTCCCGATAAAGTTGTGTTTTTAAGATAA
- a CDS encoding TonB-dependent receptor encodes MRQILPFIFLLISSCVFAQEDTAHHLREVEVKGKIIPLSTKSITPVQTLQQNDLQNINGSTVADAVKYFSGVQVKDYGGIGGLKTISVRSLGANHTGVSYDGIMLNDAQNGQIDLGKISLDNVEQISLYNAQPTNILQPARAFSYASVLELKTIKPLYNDSEKIKLNASLNTGSFGLINPAATIHYKFNNKLASSLNAAWEKANGEYNFTYKNGSVTEKGRRTNADIHDFHAAYNLQYAINDSNIVNVDAYYYHSQRGLPGAIILYSGQGTQRQWDDNFFAQAFWKKKLSARSELLLNGKYNYTYTDYLDTAYQNAQHRLEMIFYQREFYVSGAYSFQLFSFMKAAYATDFFIDNLHSNQQDFATPTRYTLLNNVNVKFSFEQLQIAGNLLSTTVNNKVEHRSKPANYHHFSPTVEFIYQPSKNVPLRLRAFYKDIFRIPTFNDLYYTQVGNTNLKPEYTKQYNLGITWRQNFNNFIQSILFIADGYNNRINDMILAMPRQNISQWSMQNVGKAFIKGLDLTAKLNFEPIEEWHFSFDANYTLQQSLNNDPASPEYKHKIPYTPKHFASFNLSADYKAFSFAWNALFSGNRYDAVYNSADALLPKWNAQDVTLSYKFINKKSAWKLTLELNNLFNQQYQIVSYYPMPGRNFKIGINWNI; translated from the coding sequence GTGCGGCAGATTTTACCTTTTATATTTTTATTGATTTCATCGTGCGTTTTTGCACAGGAAGATACCGCGCATCATTTAAGAGAAGTGGAAGTAAAAGGCAAAATAATTCCACTATCAACAAAATCAATCACACCTGTACAAACGCTGCAACAAAATGATTTACAAAACATCAACGGTTCAACTGTTGCCGATGCAGTCAAATATTTTTCGGGTGTTCAGGTAAAAGATTACGGCGGAATCGGTGGACTGAAAACTATATCTGTTCGCAGTTTGGGCGCGAATCACACAGGTGTGAGCTATGATGGAATTATGCTGAACGATGCACAAAACGGGCAGATTGATTTGGGAAAAATTTCGTTGGATAATGTTGAACAAATCAGTTTGTATAATGCACAACCGACAAATATTTTGCAACCTGCACGTGCATTTTCATATGCATCTGTTTTGGAATTGAAAACGATAAAACCATTATATAATGATTCGGAAAAAATAAAACTAAATGCTTCATTAAACACGGGTTCTTTTGGTTTAATCAATCCTGCTGCAACTATTCATTACAAGTTCAACAATAAACTCGCGAGTTCGCTGAATGCCGCGTGGGAAAAGGCAAACGGCGAATATAACTTCACTTATAAAAACGGTTCTGTTACGGAAAAGGGCAGAAGAACAAATGCGGATATTCACGATTTTCATGCAGCTTATAATTTGCAATATGCCATTAATGACAGCAATATTGTGAATGTTGATGCGTATTATTATCATTCGCAAAGAGGCTTGCCCGGCGCTATTATTTTATACAGCGGACAAGGAACACAACGCCAATGGGACGATAATTTTTTCGCGCAGGCTTTTTGGAAAAAAAAGTTATCAGCGCGAAGCGAATTATTGCTCAATGGAAAATATAATTACACTTATACCGATTACTTGGACACGGCTTATCAAAACGCGCAACATAGATTGGAAATGATTTTCTACCAACGCGAATTTTATGTGAGCGGTGCATACTCTTTTCAACTTTTTTCTTTTATGAAAGCAGCGTATGCAACCGATTTTTTTATTGATAATTTGCACAGCAACCAACAAGACTTTGCAACACCTACGAGATATACTTTGCTAAATAATGTAAACGTAAAATTTTCATTTGAGCAATTGCAAATTGCCGGGAACTTATTAAGTACAACAGTAAACAACAAAGTAGAACATCGCTCAAAACCCGCTAATTATCACCATTTCAGCCCGACGGTAGAATTTATTTATCAGCCATCGAAAAATGTTCCATTAAGGTTAAGAGCGTTTTATAAAGACATTTTCCGAATACCTACTTTCAACGATTTGTATTACACACAAGTAGGAAACACCAATCTGAAACCGGAATATACCAAGCAGTATAATTTGGGAATTACGTGGCGACAAAACTTTAATAATTTTATACAATCAATATTATTCATTGCTGATGGATATAATAATCGTATCAACGATATGATACTTGCCATGCCGCGTCAAAACATTTCGCAATGGAGTATGCAGAATGTAGGCAAGGCTTTTATTAAAGGTTTGGATTTAACGGCAAAGTTGAATTTTGAACCGATTGAAGAATGGCATTTCTCTTTCGATGCGAACTATACGCTACAACAATCATTGAACAATGACCCGGCATCGCCGGAGTATAAACACAAGATTCCTTATACGCCGAAGCATTTTGCTTCGTTCAATTTGTCGGCAGATTATAAAGCATTTTCATTTGCATGGAATGCGCTGTTTTCGGGCAATAGATACGATGCAGTGTACAATAGCGCCGATGCGCTTTTGCCCAAATGGAACGCGCAGGATGTAACGCTTTCATACAAATTCATTAATAAGAAATCTGCTTGGAAATTGACTTTGGAACTGAATAATTTATTCAATCAACAATATCAGATAGTAAGTTATTATCCCATGCCGGGAAGAAATTTCAAGATTGGTATTAACTGGAACATTTAA
- the coaD gene encoding pantetheine-phosphate adenylyltransferase, which produces MRIALFPGTFDPITLGHVDIVNRSLNLFDKIIIGIGTNASKIPMYSDEQRLQWIKEIYKNDNRVEAAVYEGLTVDFCKKTGAQYILRGIRFVSDFEYEKTIADMNRSLDNSIETIFLTCLPQYSSVASTLVRDVIRNGGDASSFLPDVVKNSIYHK; this is translated from the coding sequence ATGCGCATCGCTTTATTTCCCGGAACCTTCGACCCGATTACTTTGGGACACGTGGATATTGTAAACCGCTCATTGAATCTATTCGATAAAATAATTATCGGCATAGGCACGAATGCCAGCAAAATTCCTATGTATTCTGATGAGCAACGCCTGCAATGGATTAAAGAGATTTATAAAAATGATAATCGCGTGGAAGCCGCTGTTTATGAGGGTTTGACAGTTGATTTTTGTAAAAAAACAGGTGCGCAGTATATTCTTCGCGGCATTCGTTTTGTGAGTGATTTTGAATATGAAAAAACCATTGCTGATATGAACCGCAGTTTGGATAATTCCATTGAAACTATTTTCCTTACTTGTTTGCCGCAATATTCTTCTGTTGCATCAACACTTGTGCGAGATGTTATCCGTAATGGCGGCGATGCGAGTTCTTTCTTACCCGATGTTGTGAAGAATAGTATTTATCACAAATAA
- a CDS encoding aspartate carbamoyltransferase catalytic subunit translates to MTLSTKHLLGIKDLTKEDISLILSTANQFKEVLQRPVKKVPSLRDVTVVNLFFENSTRTRMSFELAEKRLSADTLNFSASASSVKKGETLLDTVNNILSMKVDMVVMRHSASGAPHFLAKHIDAAIINAGDGINEHPTQALLDAFSMKEKFGTLEGLKVAIIGDVMHSRVALSNIYLLKKMGAEIVVCGPPTLIPKYLQEALDVHIEYKVKDALDWCDVANVLRIQLERQNQPLFSSLREYNLAYGINRKLLDSLKKEIVIMHPGPINRGVELDSDVADGEFSIILNQVENGVAVRMAALYLLSGKV, encoded by the coding sequence ATGACACTCTCAACAAAACACTTGTTAGGCATTAAAGACCTTACGAAAGAAGACATTAGCCTCATTCTTTCAACTGCCAATCAATTCAAAGAAGTATTGCAACGCCCCGTAAAAAAAGTTCCTTCGTTGCGCGATGTTACCGTTGTCAATCTGTTTTTTGAAAATTCCACGCGCACTCGAATGTCGTTTGAGCTTGCGGAGAAAAGGCTTTCGGCAGACACGCTCAATTTTTCCGCATCCGCATCGTCGGTGAAAAAAGGCGAAACTTTGCTCGATACCGTGAACAACATCCTGAGCATGAAAGTAGATATGGTGGTAATGCGTCACAGTGCAAGCGGTGCGCCGCATTTTTTAGCAAAACATATTGATGCGGCTATTATCAACGCAGGCGACGGCATCAACGAACATCCTACGCAGGCTTTGCTTGATGCGTTTTCGATGAAAGAAAAATTCGGAACGCTTGAAGGATTAAAAGTTGCGATTATCGGAGATGTGATGCATAGCCGCGTAGCTTTGAGTAATATTTATCTTTTAAAGAAAATGGGAGCAGAGATTGTGGTTTGTGGTCCACCAACTTTGATTCCGAAATATTTGCAGGAAGCGCTGGATGTCCACATCGAATATAAAGTAAAAGATGCACTCGATTGGTGCGATGTGGCGAATGTGCTGCGCATTCAATTGGAACGGCAAAATCAACCACTATTTTCTTCGTTGAGAGAATATAATCTGGCTTACGGCATCAACCGGAAACTGTTGGATTCTTTGAAAAAAGAAATCGTCATTATGCATCCGGGTCCGATTAACCGCGGCGTGGAACTCGACAGCGATGTTGCCGACGGCGAATTTTCCATTATTTTAAATCAGGTAGAAAACGGCGTTGCCGTGAGGATGGCTGCATTGTATTTGTTGTCGGGGAAAGTCTGA
- a CDS encoding sigma-70 family RNA polymerase sigma factor gives MRQLKIATQITNRDSQAVEKYLQEISKISMITPEEETTLAQKIKMGDQRALDKLVQSNLRFVVSVAKQYQHQGLSLSDLINEGNLGLIKAAQRFDETKGFKFISYAVWWIRQSILQALAEQGRLVRLPQNKIGTYNKANKAYMAFEQEHEREPSTEELASILEMSETEINNIFQSNTRHTSLDAPVHEAEDVAMGDLLEGSDDTDDDVMKDSLREEIRRVLKSLSPREAEIVNAYFGLEGENGITIEQIGQKYDLTKERIRQIKERAIKRLQKARYSGSLKSYLG, from the coding sequence ATGAGGCAGCTAAAAATTGCCACGCAGATTACCAATCGTGATTCACAGGCAGTAGAAAAGTATCTTCAGGAGATTTCAAAGATTTCGATGATTACACCGGAAGAGGAAACTACGCTCGCGCAAAAAATCAAGATGGGCGATCAAAGGGCTTTGGACAAGTTGGTGCAATCCAACTTACGTTTTGTGGTATCTGTGGCTAAGCAGTACCAACATCAGGGTTTATCACTTAGCGATTTAATCAACGAGGGTAACCTCGGCTTAATCAAAGCCGCACAGCGGTTCGACGAAACCAAAGGTTTCAAATTCATTTCTTACGCCGTATGGTGGATTCGCCAATCCATTTTACAAGCGTTGGCAGAGCAGGGCAGATTAGTCCGCTTGCCGCAAAACAAAATTGGCACCTACAACAAGGCGAATAAAGCTTATATGGCTTTTGAGCAGGAGCATGAACGCGAACCAAGCACGGAAGAGCTTGCAAGCATTCTCGAAATGAGCGAAACAGAGATCAACAACATTTTCCAAAGCAACACGCGCCACACATCTTTGGACGCGCCTGTTCACGAAGCGGAAGACGTAGCGATGGGCGATTTGCTCGAAGGTAGTGATGACACGGACGATGATGTGATGAAAGATTCTTTGCGCGAAGAAATTCGTCGTGTGTTGAAATCTTTGAGTCCGCGCGAAGCCGAAATCGTGAATGCGTATTTTGGTCTTGAAGGCGAAAATGGAATTACCATTGAGCAGATAGGACAGAAGTACGATTTGACGAAAGAACGTATTCGCCAGATTAAAGAAAGAGCTATCAAACGCTTGCAGAAAGCACGTTACAGCGGTTCGCTGAAATCTTATTTAGGTTAA
- a CDS encoding tetratricopeptide repeat protein: MKFYNFIIKYRFWLSLLLAVIAIVLNITGVAGFWAMFPLYFIAFIGLLSHFLIGPMRLIQKPMEDGNIEEVQKIMSTIWFPNLLIKPVRSTYYTLKGNIAMMNKDFDEAEKHLKKSSSIGSAVPEADGANKLQLGMMAMQRGDMKAAEGYLRAALKIGIPDNESKAVANLGMCQIMMNRREFRAAKDFFRRAQACKPTTPEVVSQIKEIQKYISRVPG; encoded by the coding sequence ATGAAATTTTACAACTTTATAATTAAGTATCGTTTTTGGTTAAGCCTGCTGCTTGCTGTTATAGCTATTGTGCTGAATATCACAGGTGTCGCGGGTTTTTGGGCAATGTTCCCTTTGTATTTCATTGCTTTCATTGGTTTGCTGTCGCATTTCTTAATCGGTCCTATGCGCCTGATTCAAAAGCCGATGGAAGATGGTAATATTGAAGAAGTGCAAAAAATTATGAGCACGATTTGGTTTCCCAATTTGCTCATCAAGCCTGTTCGCTCCACATATTATACATTGAAAGGAAATATTGCAATGATGAATAAGGATTTTGACGAGGCGGAAAAGCATCTGAAAAAATCTTCATCTATTGGATCGGCAGTGCCGGAAGCTGACGGTGCAAACAAATTACAACTCGGCATGATGGCAATGCAGCGCGGCGATATGAAAGCGGCGGAAGGGTATTTGCGTGCGGCTTTAAAAATAGGGATTCCTGATAACGAAAGTAAAGCCGTTGCCAATTTGGGGATGTGCCAGATTATGATGAACAGGCGTGAATTTCGTGCGGCAAAAGATTTTTTCCGCCGGGCGCAGGCTTGTAAACCTACAACGCCCGAAGTGGTAAGCCAAATCAAAGAAATTCAGAAATACATTTCCCGCGTTCCGGGTTAG
- a CDS encoding aspartate-semialdehyde dehydrogenase has product MKVAVVGATGLVGTKMLQVLAERNFPVTELLPVASEKSVGKEVEFKGEKYKVIGMQEAIDAKPNVALFSAGGTTSLEWAPKFAQAGITVIDNSSAWRMDATKKLVVPEINADALTAEDKIIANPNCSTIQMVVALNPLHKKYKINRIVVSTYQSVTGTGKKAVDQLFNERKHIDGTMAYPYPIDLNVIPQIDVFTDNGYTKEEMKMVNETKKILRDDSIRVTATTVRIPVIGGHSESVNVEFANDFDLDEVKDILSKAEGVIVEDNINENIYPMPLNAHEKDEVFVGRLRRDDTQPNTLNLWVVSDNLRKGAATNAVQIAEYLLKKGLL; this is encoded by the coding sequence ATGAAAGTAGCCGTAGTGGGCGCCACAGGACTTGTAGGAACAAAAATGTTGCAGGTGTTAGCCGAAAGAAATTTTCCCGTTACTGAATTATTGCCCGTCGCTTCCGAAAAGAGCGTTGGAAAAGAAGTTGAATTTAAAGGGGAAAAATATAAGGTAATCGGTATGCAGGAAGCAATTGATGCAAAACCAAACGTGGCGTTATTTTCCGCGGGCGGTACTACTTCACTGGAATGGGCGCCAAAGTTTGCCCAAGCCGGCATTACGGTTATCGACAATTCTTCGGCATGGCGAATGGACGCTACTAAAAAATTAGTCGTTCCGGAAATCAATGCCGATGCGCTTACCGCAGAAGATAAAATTATCGCAAATCCCAACTGTTCTACTATTCAAATGGTAGTTGCTTTAAATCCATTGCACAAAAAATATAAAATCAACCGCATTGTTGTAAGCACCTATCAAAGCGTTACGGGAACAGGCAAAAAAGCCGTTGACCAATTGTTCAACGAACGTAAACATATCGACGGAACAATGGCTTACCCCTATCCTATCGACCTGAATGTAATTCCGCAAATCGATGTGTTTACCGATAATGGCTACACCAAAGAAGAAATGAAAATGGTAAACGAAACCAAGAAAATTCTGCGGGATGATTCTATTCGCGTAACGGCTACAACTGTACGCATTCCGGTAATCGGCGGACACAGCGAGAGCGTGAATGTAGAGTTTGCAAACGACTTTGATTTGGATGAAGTGAAAGATATTTTGTCCAAAGCCGAAGGTGTGATTGTAGAAGACAACATCAATGAGAATATTTATCCCATGCCGCTTAACGCTCACGAAAAAGACGAAGTTTTTGTAGGAAGATTAAGAAGAGACGATACACAACCCAATACTTTAAACCTTTGGGTCGTGAGCGACAATCTGCGCAAAGGCGCTGCCACCAACGCCGTGCAGATTGCGGAATATTTGCTAAAGAAAGGATTGTTATAG
- a CDS encoding carboxypeptidase-like regulatory domain-containing protein: MKRILYILLISFVASILFVHKTYAQNKVIELYGIVRGSDSSGVLPGASIFIKNTHRGTIANDVGIFSIAASPGDKVEISFVGYKSVTVDIPKNMKDDRLMLAPVLQEDTSYLPTAVVTPLPLPAIFRIIFLKTRVPDDHYAVALENLNIKHLMQQIKYYRPSGPGSINLLHQQQNIQSGSQKGLLPSTGILNPLSWYDFVKSLKEGGD, from the coding sequence ATGAAGCGGATACTATATATATTATTGATAAGTTTTGTAGCTTCAATATTGTTTGTACACAAAACCTACGCTCAAAATAAAGTGATTGAGTTGTACGGCATTGTGCGCGGCAGCGATAGTTCGGGCGTATTGCCGGGCGCAAGTATTTTTATTAAAAACACACACCGGGGAACGATAGCCAATGATGTAGGTATTTTTTCTATTGCGGCTTCGCCGGGCGATAAAGTGGAGATTTCTTTTGTAGGGTACAAAAGTGTAACTGTTGATATTCCGAAAAACATGAAAGACGACCGCCTGATGTTGGCGCCCGTTTTGCAGGAAGATACCAGTTATCTTCCAACGGCAGTAGTAACACCTTTGCCCTTACCGGCAATTTTCAGAATTATCTTTTTAAAAACGAGAGTGCCAGATGACCATTATGCCGTCGCATTGGAAAATTTGAATATCAAGCATCTGATGCAGCAAATAAAATATTATCGTCCTTCAGGACCGGGTTCTATAAATTTATTGCATCAGCAACAAAATATTCAGAGTGGTTCTCAAAAAGGATTGCTGCCTTCGACAGGTATTTTAAACCCATTGTCGTGGTACGATTTTGTGAAGTCGCTGAAGGAAGGCGGAGATTAA
- a CDS encoding Mrp/NBP35 family ATP-binding protein, translated as MTVPDILQALSNVINPDLKKDIVSLAMVSDIKIQDKNVSFTIAIPMTSAPYKDSINAQCEEAIKKSFGDDVQVHVTFTSKTSSGRTSAPAVLPKVKNIIAVVSGKGGVGKSTISANLALALSQNGATVGLMDADIYGPSAPIMFGVRGERPRMIDVDGKGKILPLEKYGIKLMSIGLLVDERQAVVWRGPMVSSAIRQFVTDVFWDELDYLIIDMPPGTGDIHLTLMQLVPVTGVVIVTTPQDVALADAKKGIAMFAQAQLNVPIIGLVENMAYFTPAELPENKYYIFGKEGGKRLASEYELNFLGQIPLVQSIREGGDKGVPAMLGDDDITKQALKNFAAATAKQIELQNAEKIIHVKL; from the coding sequence ATGACTGTACCTGATATTTTACAAGCGTTAAGCAACGTAATCAACCCGGATTTGAAAAAAGACATCGTTTCCCTCGCAATGGTTTCCGATATAAAAATTCAAGATAAAAATGTTTCATTTACGATTGCAATACCTATGACTTCCGCGCCATATAAAGACAGCATTAATGCGCAGTGCGAAGAAGCTATTAAAAAATCGTTTGGCGATGATGTGCAGGTGCATGTAACCTTTACATCAAAAACATCATCCGGCAGAACAAGTGCTCCGGCAGTGTTGCCAAAAGTAAAAAACATTATTGCCGTTGTGAGCGGTAAAGGCGGCGTGGGCAAAAGCACCATATCGGCAAACCTTGCACTCGCACTTTCCCAAAACGGCGCAACCGTGGGATTGATGGACGCCGATATCTACGGACCAAGCGCGCCCATTATGTTCGGCGTGCGTGGCGAAAGACCCCGTATGATTGATGTGGATGGCAAAGGGAAAATTTTGCCTTTGGAAAAATACGGTATCAAACTGATGAGCATCGGTTTGCTGGTGGACGAACGGCAAGCCGTAGTATGGCGCGGACCAATGGTCAGCAGCGCCATCCGTCAATTTGTAACCGACGTGTTTTGGGATGAATTGGATTATTTAATCATTGATATGCCGCCCGGCACAGGCGATATTCATTTAACGCTGATGCAGCTTGTTCCCGTAACAGGCGTTGTAATTGTTACCACGCCGCAGGACGTTGCGCTTGCCGATGCCAAAAAAGGCATTGCTATGTTTGCTCAGGCTCAACTGAATGTTCCTATTATCGGCTTGGTGGAAAATATGGCTTACTTCACGCCTGCCGAATTGCCGGAAAATAAATATTACATATTCGGAAAAGAAGGCGGCAAGCGACTTGCCAGCGAATACGAATTGAATTTTTTAGGACAAATTCCATTGGTGCAAAGCATTCGTGAAGGCGGCGACAAGGGGGTTCCGGCTATGTTAGGCGATGACGATATTACCAAACAGGCGTTAAAAAATTTCGCAGCGGCAACGGCAAAACAAATCGAATTGCAGAATGCAGAGAAAATAATTCATGTGAAGTTGTAA